CTCTACGGAGATTGCCAAAGTAGATCGTGAGATTATCCAGCTACGGAGAAATCTGGCAACTTATCGTGCTACACTGAATACCCTGCTGTTCAGGCCTCCGTCTTCGAATCTTCCGGCCCCGAGGTATAGTGGGGCTACGCTGAGTAACCAGGAAATGCACGTGGTAGCGAATAGCCATCCGGAAATTCGCCAGGCACTTGCCCAGATGAGGGCTGCGGAGCAGAGCATTCGCTTGGCAAAGCTCCAGCGATCACCTGATTTTGTGGCTGGTCTGAGCTATGGTGCGGTCTCTTCTTCTGGTTTGGCGCCTTCCGCCAATGGCCGTGATCAAGTCATGGGGACCATTGGAATGAGCATTCCTCTCTGGGAAAAGAAAAACCGGGCTGTGGAGGCTAGTGCACGCTCTGCCTTGGATGCGGCGAAAGCTGGTACCAGTGTGGTCAGGCAAAATTTGCGATCTGAAGCGGCCTCTGCTGCAGCGGACATTTCCGCTCAGCAGGAGCTCATCAGTCTGTTTGACAAGCGGATCATTCCCGACAGCAAGCAGGCCTTTGAATTGTCTACGACGGCTTACTCGAACGGTAAGTCATCCTTCACGGACGTGATCGATACCTGGCGGCAGCTGCTGAACTATGAGCTACAGCAAGTGGCTAACAAAGCTTCTTTGGGGAAAGCGACCGCGCGATTCAAGTACGCAACGAATAGTTAACATACCAAATTTAAAGGAGTAATCATGAAACGATTATTGAAACTAGTACCAATCCTTCTGGTGCTTGGTGTCACCTTTTACGTCGGCTGGTGGATCGGTCATCCTGGATCGGAAAAGGCTGACCAGACGGAGAAGGCGAGTGATACCTGGTGGACATGCTCCATGCATCCTCAAATCAAGCAGCCCAGCCCCGGCTTATGCCCGATCTGCAATATGGACCTTATCCCGATGAGTGGAGGGGGAGAAGAGGATGGACCTACGACACTCACGGTAAGTGAGTCGACCGCGAAGGCCCAGAACATCAGGATTAGCCCCGTAGTAGCTCGTCATGCAGCGCGAAACATCGATTTGGTAGGAACTGTTGCCGCGGACGAGAGAACCTTGTCACGCGTGACTGCCAGGGTATCCGGCCGGATAGATCGCTTGTTTGTAGACTACACAGGCGTGCCAGTGCGTAAGGGCGATCATTTGGCGAGTATCTATTCTCCGTCACTCTTAGTGGCTCAGCAGGAGCTGATACAGGCCAAGAGAAACCTCGATGCAGGATCAGGTGCGAATGCTTCATTGCAAAGTACTCGTCAGGCGCTTTATCGCGCTGCTCGCGAAAAGCTCAGGCTTCTGGAGCTGACAGAGGATCAAATCAATGACATCGAAAAACAAGCTAGCCCGAGTGACCACCTGACCTTGTATGCTCCACAGTCTGGTATCGTGTTAGACCTGAATGTCAGGGAGGGAGACTATATCCAGACTGGACAGGTTCTGTTCTCTCTGGCGGATCTATCGAGCGTGTGGGTGAATTTGGAGGCCTATGAGCAGGATTTGCCATGGCTGCGGTTTGCTCAAGAAGTGAGCTTCACGACTCAGGCTGCTCCAGGAGAGACATTTCAGGGTCGCATCGCTTTTATCGATCCGGTTGTGGATCCGGCAACCCGCACTGCTCGAGTCAGGGTCAATGTCAAAAACCCTGATGGGCTGCTGAAGCCGGGGATGTTTGTCCGCGGTGCGGTGACTTCTACTCTAACAGGTAAAGGTTATCTGCTGGAA
Above is a genomic segment from Rubritalea squalenifaciens DSM 18772 containing:
- a CDS encoding efflux RND transporter periplasmic adaptor subunit, yielding MKRLLKLVPILLVLGVTFYVGWWIGHPGSEKADQTEKASDTWWTCSMHPQIKQPSPGLCPICNMDLIPMSGGGEEDGPTTLTVSESTAKAQNIRISPVVARHAARNIDLVGTVAADERTLSRVTARVSGRIDRLFVDYTGVPVRKGDHLASIYSPSLLVAQQELIQAKRNLDAGSGANASLQSTRQALYRAAREKLRLLELTEDQINDIEKQASPSDHLTLYAPQSGIVLDLNVREGDYIQTGQVLFSLADLSSVWVNLEAYEQDLPWLRFAQEVSFTTQAAPGETFQGRIAFIDPVVDPATRTARVRVNVKNPDGLLKPGMFVRGAVTSTLTGKGYLLEASLKGKWVSPMHPEIIKDGPGKCDICGMDLVPAEQLGFRMDEGGAKAPLLVPASAVLRTGGRAIVYKRLKPEGESLKFQGTEIILGPRVGDSYIVAGGLSEGDFVVTQGAFKIDSELQIRAKQNMMSMPASYAGPPVPSKALDKGQLKALNDLLVTYMSLTRHLAHDREAEAAKLIPDLIKQGQVMKQPAIQSATRAFEGKRNRDQITQGLPALTAALADVVRNRAADQLETPVYLVHCPMAMNDKGADWLQINQEVENPYFGSEMFSCGLVKAQLTVKGDKSAQGQDSEPQVEPNRPEGGHEGHNH
- a CDS encoding TolC family protein, with the translated sequence MKKSAFILTSLGIASLLSSCQNTSPTLVEPIGGLGVKGADTSEARAYTVSSSASVDDLIDLMEKHQPALISAAAEVERLRAQSVVDASLPDPMVKLTAGDMAETAAGKVEAMIGVEQKIPHLGKLSALKGRTLEQVKAASAARQTISLKLAYQLRNAYWSYYQDHQSIGIHQQNKALLNDLRQSVEARVAAGGAAQEDLLRISTEIAKVDREIIQLRRNLATYRATLNTLLFRPPSSNLPAPRYSGATLSNQEMHVVANSHPEIRQALAQMRAAEQSIRLAKLQRSPDFVAGLSYGAVSSSGLAPSANGRDQVMGTIGMSIPLWEKKNRAVEASARSALDAAKAGTSVVRQNLRSEAASAAADISAQQELISLFDKRIIPDSKQAFELSTTAYSNGKSSFTDVIDTWRQLLNYELQQVANKASLGKATARFKYATNS